A genomic stretch from Neomonachus schauinslandi chromosome 16, ASM220157v2, whole genome shotgun sequence includes:
- the LDHD gene encoding probable D-lactate dehydrogenase, mitochondrial, translated as MAGLLRAAATWGLFPWRGYCSRGTQGELSKGFVEALKAVVGSPHMSTAAADREQHGHDESMHRCQPPGAVVWPQNVEQVSRLAALCYSQGVPIIPFGTGTGLEGGVCAVQGGVCINLTHMDRILKLNPEDFSVVVEPGVTRKTLNTYLRDSGLWFPVDPGADASLCGMVATAASGTNAVRYGTMRDNVLNLEVVLPGGRLLHTAGPGRHFRKSAAGYNLTGLFVGSEGTLGLITAATLRLHPAPEATVAATCAFPSVQAAMDTTVHILQAAVPLARIEFLDEVMMDACNRHSRLTCSVAPTLFLEFHGSERALAEQIERAEEISQHNGASHFFWAKEAEERSRLWAARHNAWYATLALRPGCKGYSTDVCVPISRLPEILVQTKEDLKASGLTGTIVGHVGDGNFHCILLVDPEDADELRRVKAFGEHLGRRALALHGTCTGEHGIGLGKRQLLQEEVGAVGIEIMRQLKAMLDPRGLMNPGKVL; from the exons ATGGCCGGTCTGCTCCGCGCTGCCGCGACCTGGGGGCTGTTCCCCTGGAGGGGCTACTGCTCCAGGGGAACGCag GGTGAGCTCAGCAAAGGCTTTGTGGAGGCTCTGAAGGCAGTTGTGGGGAGCCCGCACATGTCGACTGCTGCCGCCGACCGGGAGCAGCATGGGCACGATGAGTCCATGCACAG GTGCCAACCTCCAGGCGCCGTGGTGTGGCCCCAGAATGTGGAACAGGTCAGCCGGCTGGCAGCCCTGTGCTACAGCCAAGGAGTGCCCATCATCCCGTTTGGCACTGGCACCGGGCTTGAGGGTGGAGTCTGTGCCGTGCAG GGTGGTGTCTGCATCAACCTGACCCACATGGACCGAATCCTGAAGCTGAATCCGGAGGACTTCTCTGTGGTGGTGGAGCCAGGCGTCACCCGCAAAACTCTCAACACCTACCTGCGGGACAGTGGCCTCTGGTTTCCTGTGG ACCCAGGCGCAGACGCCTCGCTCTGCGGCATGGTGGCCACGGCGGCCTCCGGCACCAATGCTGTGCGCTATGGCACGATGCGGGACAACGTGCTCAACCTGGAGGTGGTGCTGCCTGGCGGCCGGCTGCTTCATACCGCAGGCCCCGGCCGGCACTTCCG GAAGAGTGCAGCTGGCTACAACCTCACGGGGCTCTTTGTGGGCTCTGAGGGGACACTAGGACTCATCACAGCTGCCACCCTGCGCCTGCACCCTGCCCCTGAGGCCACGGTGGCCGCCACCTGTGCATTTCCCAGTGTCCAGGCAGCCATGGACACCACTGTTCACATCCTCCAGGCTGCAGTGCCCCTGGCCCGCATCG AGTTTCTGGATGAAGTCATGATGGATGCCTGCAACAGGCACAGCCGGCTGACCTGCTCTGTGGCGCCCACACTCTTTCTCGAGTTCCATGGATCTGAGCGGGCACTGGCCGAGCAGATAGAGCGGGCAG AGGAGATCAGCCAGCACAACGGAGCCTCCCACTTCTTCTGGGCCAAGGAGGCCGAGGAGCGCAGCCGGCTCTGGGCAGCGCGGCACAACGCCTGGTACGCCACTCTGGCCCTGCGGCCGGGCTGCAAG GGCTATTCCACCGACGTGTGTGTGCCCATCTCCCGGCTGCCGGAGATCCTGGTGCAGACCAAGGAGGACCTGAAGGCCTCGGGACTCACAG GAACCATTGTTGGACACGTGGGTGATGGCAATTTCCACTGCATCCTGCTGGTGGACCCAGAGGACGCCGATGAGTTGCGCAGGGTCAAGGCCTTTGGAGAACATCTGGGCAG GCGGGCACTGGCACTCCACGGGACGTGTACTGGGGAACACGGCATTGGGCTGGGCAAGCGGCAGCTGCTACAGGAGGAGGTGGGCGCCGTGGGCATAGAGATCATGCGGCAGCTGAAGGCCATGCTGGATCCCCGAGGCCTCATGAACCCAGGCAAGGTGCTGTGA